CTCGATTGGCGGCTTCTGCCCCTGTTTTACCTTGGACTGCTTCTGTCCATGATGCTGCGCACCGTGAGGTTGCGCCTGCTTCTGGGCGGGGTCATCCCCTTCGGGCGTCTGTTCGGCGTCTCTCTGCTGCACCACTTTTACGCCTCTCTGTTGCCCTTCCGCACCGGCGAGGCCGCCCTGCCCATTTTGTTGAAACAGGAAGGCTATTCCATGGCCCATGCCCTTGCCGTGCTGGTGGCGGCGCGGGTACTCGACCTGTTGAGCATGGTCTTTTACTTCTTTTTGCTGGGATGGTGGCAGACGGACAGGCTGCCTCCCGACAGCCAGCCGCTTTGGCAGGCCGTATGGAGTGGGGCGCTGCTGCTGGTGATTGCCCTGTTGCTGCTGATGTGGGGACATCGCTGGCTGGTGGCCCGTCTGGTGAATTTCGTGGCTCGTCCCGCAGGAAGATGGCTGCCTCGTCGGGAGTGGCTGATCGGGCGTTTGATGGTTTTTGGCGAGGGATTGACCAGGGTTCAAGGCAAACGGCTGCTGGCGGCCTTGTTGGCATCGCTGCTGGTATGGCTGACGGGTTCGATGACCATGGCCTGGGTTATCGTCACCTTGGGCGCCGAACGGCCTCTTACGCTGGTGCTGCTGGGTACGGTGGTCAGTTCTCTGCTCGGGCAGGTGCCGGTACAGGGTTTTGCCGGCATCGGCACGGTGGAGGGCGTTTTTGTCCTGGCTTTTGTCGCCTTGGGTTGGGAAGCCGGTTGGGCGCTGAATTGTTCGCTGCTTCTGCATGCGCTGTTGTTGGGGGCCTGTCTGCTATACGGAATGCTGGGCTGGGGGATGTTGCGCCGACGGTAACGGTCCGGCGCTGTGGAACCCTGGGCCGATGTTCCGCGGAGGCTCGTGGGAATCCAAACTCGCCGGTTCCACGTCAGGAACAATCGGT
This genomic window from Magnetococcales bacterium contains:
- a CDS encoding flippase-like domain-containing protein — encoded protein: MATVKNILPPLLISVLAVSLLLAWTGFDLSQALAVASRLDWRLLPLFYLGLLLSMMLRTVRLRLLLGGVIPFGRLFGVSLLHHFYASLLPFRTGEAALPILLKQEGYSMAHALAVLVAARVLDLLSMVFYFFLLGWWQTDRLPPDSQPLWQAVWSGALLLVIALLLLMWGHRWLVARLVNFVARPAGRWLPRREWLIGRLMVFGEGLTRVQGKRLLAALLASLLVWLTGSMTMAWVIVTLGAERPLTLVLLGTVVSSLLGQVPVQGFAGIGTVEGVFVLAFVALGWEAGWALNCSLLLHALLLGACLLYGMLGWGMLRRR